The Pseudomonadota bacterium DNA window GGCGCTTCTCACAATCAATGCGTCGTAGTCTCCTATGATGGCCTGGAGTTCGTCGCCTTTCAGGCCTGTTCGGGTGTCTGCTGAAAGGTTGTTGGACTTCAGTATCTCAATGGCTTTATCGGATAATGCATCTGCAATGAGTACTTTCATCATGCGCTCTCCTTTTATAAGTCCTTTAATACATTGATGGCTGCAGATATACCTGCACCCATCTGGAATTTATAGCCAAGGTCTTTTAATGTAAATTCCAGTGCGGAAATGGCTGTGATGACATCGTACTTGTCTGCGTATCCAAGGGTGGCGATCCTGAAGACCTTGCCTTTCAATTGATCCTGTCCACCTGCACCGGTAACGCCATATTTTTTCCACAAAGTCTTATAAATGGCCTGCCCGTCAACCCCTTCCGGTGCATAAATAGCCGTTACGGCAGGACTTGGAGATTTTGCAAAGGTTTTAAGGCCTAATGCACCTGCACCCTCACGGGTAGCCTGTGCGAGAACTTCAATCCTCTTGTATACGTTTTCGAGGCCTTCTGATTTTATCATCCGCAGAGATTCCCTGAGGCCTATGATGAGAGAGATAGCCGGGGTGAAATTTGTCTGGTTTTTCTGCAGGTTGGTCAATTCTTTTGTCCAGTTAAAATAGAACTTTGGTATCTTCGATGTTTTATTGAATTCCCATGCCTTATCGCTTACTCCTGCAAAGGCAAGACCGGGAGGGAGCATGAGGGCTTTCTGAGAGCCGCTCACCAGAATATCGATACCCCAGGCATCCATAGGTAATTCAAAGACTCCTACGCCGGTAATACCATCAACCACCATGAGTGTGCCGGGATAGTTTTTTACAATTGCTGCAACTTCTTTTACGGGGAATTTAGCGCCGGTTGAAGTCTCTGTGGCCTGCATATACACTGCCTTTGCACCGGGATTATTCGTAAGGGCCTTTTCGATCTCTGCCGGGTCAAGATCGTCTCCCCATGGAATATCGATATTTATAGATTCAACACCATATGCCTTGCATATATTTGCCCATCTCTCACCGAATTTTCCGCTTCTTACACAGATCGCCTTGTCTCCGGGAGAGAGCATATTAGTAACAGCGCCTTCCATGGCGCCGGTGCCGGAGGATGCAAACATTAAGACCTCGTTCTTTGTTCCGAACAGGTATTTGAGGTTGTCCCTTACCTCCTGTACAACTTCTTCGAAGAGGGGGTTTCTGTGATGGATGATCGGCTCAGCCATTTTTAAAAGTACTTCCGGTGGTATTGCGGTGGGACCGGGTGCGAGTAAATACCTTTTTTGCATCGTTGACCTCCTTGGGTTTAATAAGCGGTTCGTTTAGCTGTCAGCATTCAGCAAAAAGCATATTGATAATGTTATTCGTGGTATTTGAATACATAGCTTTGTTTTGTAAAAGCTGGCTGCTTACTGCTAACGGCTTAAAATAAGTGTAATTTTTTACCAAAATCGTGCTAAAAAGACAAGAAAAATGATATAAATTTGTGAACCCTCAGGTTCGATTGGTTCGATTGGTTTTATCTAATTAAACTAATTTAAACAGGTGTCCATAGTGATTACTTAATATTCCATCATGGAAAAGTTTTTATGGGTGCTCGATGCAATGCTCCCTTGTTTTGCCGAGCAATTCGGGAATCCCTCGTCAGTCCTCGTTAGTCCTCATCGAAGGCAGAATATTCAAAACCCCTCATCTTGATGACATATTGTCATGGAAGGACAAATGCTACTGAAAGATACTTTACAAGCTTATATCTCTCTTTTAAGGTGAGTCTGAAATAAAACCTGCTTTCCATCAATGTCCTTATAATCTCTCTGATCAACTTTGAATCCATACCACTTCTCCTTGAACATTATTATCGCCGTTTTGAGGAAAAAGATTAATGTGGGACATTGGGGTTGGAGCAAACTAACCCATTGAAATCGGGAGTTTTATGTTTGGAAAATAGCCGATCTTAGAAACAGTTTATAGTTGAACCCCCAAGAAATACTTTATTTTAAGTTCTCTTTTGGTTGCACCTTATTTGCCTCTATTACAGTCCTTGCAACCTTATAACATTCGTTAATATGGGAACGAATAATAAATCTCATAGCCGTAAAGCTGATACCGGCAGATATTGCCTGTCCCAGAACAGGAACATATTTCATTACTTGTTTTGTGGTTAAGCGGACTCCCATTTTCTTTAAAATCTGAACAATCAGCTCTTTGGTGATATATTTGCCGATCATGTTCGTTCCAAGTCTTTTTGCAACATCATAAATAAAAATGGCCAACTGTGGATTGTATTCGTCGATTTGCTCTTTTGACAGACCGAACTTTTCACTGATTCTGGGGATTATCTGTTTCAGAAGGACAACGTCAGTGGCAATATCTGTGAAGGGAACAGGAACTACTGAAGCGGCCGCTGAAAGAAGAGCTCTCTTATTTGACATGCGGGTGCATTCTTTCTTTATCGTTTCTAATTCTTCTATCCCGGCAGGAAACATTAGTATCTATATTACTTCGAATACAAAGAGATGACAAAACATATTTAAACTATTTTATATATGAATTTTTTAATATTAAATTCCTGGAGTGGCCAGATATAAGGGGGCCGTAAGCCCCCTTTCGGTTATTTTGTTGATGCTCCAGGTGTTACCTTTGGAGCTTTTTTCTTTGTTTTCTTGCTTTTTGTCTTCTTAGTCTTTTTTACCTTCTTCTTAGGAGTTGTCTTTTCAGGTACTGTAACCTTTTCAGGTACTGCAACTTTTTCAGGTACTGCAACCGCTGGTGGTGCTGTCGGTGTTTTCTTTCCCATTGCAAATCCTGCCGAGACAAAGACTACGCTTACAAGTAATGCAACAATAATGACGAGTGTCTTCTTCATTACATTTCACCTCCTCTTTTTCATTAAAGATTTGAAGGGTAAAGGTTTTTAAACGGTTTCTCCATTCCGGCGTTGCCTTGACAATTGGGAAGGCATAACCTTCTCTGTTTACAACTAAAGGGGGATGCCATATTTTTGTTGAAAGTAACCTGGTTCACCGCTTTTCCATCTTTCATTTTCATCTTCGTACCATGTTGCCTGCTCTTCTATTTTTGGATCGAGTATGGCAAGATCAACAACATTGTTTTCAATCATTTTCTCAATCTCATGCGTTTCCAAGGGGAGGCCAAGCTGTTTTACATAGTCTACATACTGCCTTAGGGCGTTAAAGCCTTCAGGCTTGCCTTGCTTAAGCAGGATAAGTGATTTGTAACCAAGAATCCTCATGTAATAAGCGCTATTTTTGTCAATCCTCTCTGCTTCTCTGATGGTGCGTTCGGCATTAGCAAGATCACCCATTTTGTAATAGGTTACTCCAAGTAATGCTAATGAGGCTGAATCCTGCTGAACATTCGATGCCTGTGTAAAATATTCCTTTGCTTTTTCATATTCTTTTTCCTGTAAAAATTGCTTTCCTGTAAGCATTTCATTAGAATAGGCAGCATACTTTGCACTGCAGGATACAAGAATCAAAGTGCTTAAAACTGTTAAACTTATTGCTATACGTTTTACATTTCGAGTCATTTTAATTCCCTCCATTTTTATATACTCTTCAGGGTTACTTTACCCTTAATCTTCTCTAAGTTGTTTATCGAGATGATGCAGGGCTATTTTTAATCAACCATTTTTGATTATTACATTTTTACGCAATATATTCCTTAAAAAAAGGGTTTTGGATCACCCATACCACTTTTCTGCTAACGCACGGTTTAGCCAGAGCCGGATTTATCGGCGATTGGCCGCATTGGCTTCTTAGATGCCTTTCTTCCACCAAACAGAGCCAACTCAAAAACCTTGAAGAAACAATCCACGTCTTGAAAGCCTATGTCGCGAAGCCATTGGCACTGTGTTTCAACGAGGGCAAGAATATTCTCTTTTTTGTCGGGCCGCTGATAGTAGGCTTCTTCGATCTCCTGCCTTGCTTTACTTGGGCTGGCATTGCTGTGGAAATGTAGAAGGTGGTCGACGAAGAAGCTGTCAAAAAGCGTACTCCCCGCAGGGGTTGCTGAACTGACGTGTTCGAGGTTCAAGAAAACACCACCGTTGCTCAGAAGGCCATAAATCTCGGCATAGAGCTCTCTCTTTCGATCATCCGGTTGATGGTGGATGGCAAACCCTGACACGATGACATCAAAAGGCTTTTCGACCTCAAAGCCTTTTGCCCAAGCCGGTGTTGCGAAATCTACTTTGATGATCGTAGCCCGTTGACTGCTGCCGATCTGTTTCCGTAACGCTTCCAGCATAGGCTCCGAGAAGTCAGCAAAGATCATACGCACTGTGGGGTGCGCTTCGAGCAGCATACGACCGAGAGCCCCATCTCCACACCCCAGGTCCAAAATCTTGGATGGCAGAGGGCGCCACATACTTACAATCTTGCTGAGCACTTCCAACTGGAAGTTTGCTGCTGGGATAGCCCCTCGAACTCCCCCTAAAAAGGTCTGTGCAAGCTCCTTGGTTTGCCATTTGCTGTGCTGCTCATTCATTCCTATTCCTCGTCCAACGTTACGCATCAGCGGCGCGACATATTCGCGTCCACCGAATGCGTTTGTTATGCATTCTTATTCTCAAATCGCTCATAGTATCCAAGCAATCTGCCATCACAGTCGCGCACACCGACAACAATCACCTTTTCCTGATCCTTGTTGATCTTCAGGAAAATCTCATCTTCGCCCTCCTGGAGTCGTTTGTGAATCTGCCGAATTTGATTTACTGATGCCGGATTGTGGCAATCGAATATCGATTTCCCTATCAACTCTGAATAACCACGCTTTTCATAGTAGCGGACCTTGGCTGCTCGATTCAGATACCGGACGATGTGGTCGTTATCGACGAATACGATAGGATGTTTGATGCTGTCAAGAATCGCTTGGTAGATTTCTATATTCATAAGTATCCTTTGCAACATTGATATACCAACTTGTCTTTTGTTCAGTATCATACACTAACAAAAGAAATATAAGAAACAAATTGCATGATATTTCAAGGTTATTTTCCACGCGCTGATTTGATAACATGGTTTTTAGAGAAAGACCCATTTCCCGGAGGAAAAATAATATTGCCTTTAAAATTCAGGCATGAATCTGCTATACTTGGAGGAGAAATGGGTACAGTTCTTGATGAAAACATTATTGAGAAAGGAGGAAAATCAGATGCAAATAAACTGGAGAGAACATGTAGTAAGTACTCCTGATGTACTTCGAGGCAAACCAAGGATCAAGGGTACAAGAATCCCTGTAAGCCTTGTACTTGGCTATTTGGCTTCCGGTGAGACTGCTGAAAGCGTTGTAGGCCAGTTTTCAGACCTTAACGAGATACAGATTGCAGCCTGCCTTGATTACGCCCGTGACCTCTCTGAATATGAGGTGGCGGTGTAATGGGGCTTAAATTTTTTGTGGATCACTGCATAATTGCACTTCAGGTACGGAATCATCCTGAAACCATCCCTTACCTGCTTGAGAGGTTGAAAAACTATTTTTCAGTCTTTTCTGACATGAGTCATTATAAGGGTAGGCTGCTCTTGGTAGAAGCTCACAGAATTAGAGTCAGGGGGTAAGTAAAGAACAACATCGAGGTAGATTCACAAGATAATACATAGTACATAGTACATCGAGAAAGGCTCTTAACGAAGTACGAACGACGAAGTACGAACCACTGAATTAAAAAGAGGGGGAGAAAGAATGGCTGAACAGGAAAAGAATGGTAGTCCGGAGTTTATGTACCTGCCTCTGGAAGACATTATAGTGGAAGAACAGATTCGCTCTGGGATCGATACAGAGAGTGAGTCTTTTAAGGCCCTTATGGAATCTATTAAAGAACGGGGCGTCTTAGAGCCTGTCCTTGTAACACCGAAAGACGGTAAATACCTGCTCCTCTGCGGGGAGAGACGTTATCGGGCTGCCCAGAAGCTTGGACTCCCAACAATACCGGTCAGGGTAGTCAATACGATCACTCAGAAGGATGAAATACTTGCCTTCCAGTTGACGGAAAACCTTCAGAGAGAGGATTTGAATCCCATGGATCAGGCCAAAGGGATATTGGCATATATTCAGGCAAAACTCCCTGATAAGGGGTATGATGTGGCCGGGGTTGTGAATGAGCTGATGAATGTCATGAGGAGACCTGACTCGGTATCGGAGGAAATTGCAGCAACGGTTGCTGCAATTCTTAAAATCTCCGGAAAGTCAATAAAGACGCTGTTTAACGGGCTTTCGCTTTTAAAGCTTCCCGATGAGATTCAGACCGAAATCCGATCAGGAAACCTCCCCGTTTCTCAGGGATATCTCTTTGCTGCCAATCTCGAATGCCCTGATCGTGACAAGATATTTGAGGCCATTATGAAGACGCCGGCGACTAACCCCGTCCTGAATAATTTGCTTACAGCATACAAGAAGGTCAAACCGGAACCTGGTGTCACAAGGCTCCCATCCATAACGAAGCATGTTGCCGTCTTACGATCAGTAGAGTCATTTATTGAGATGGGCGCCAAAAAATACACAAAACCTGACCTTGTGACGCTTCTTGATGAGCTGCGAGTTTTCTGTGCTTTAGTGGAGCTGCGGATACCGATTGCCCCGGAACCTGCGCCGGAGAAGAAAAAGCCACCACAGGTATAAAAAAGGCAGTGAATAGTAGATAGTGAATAGTGAATAGTAAAAAAGGCAGAAAATATGAAATGCTGTGAATGGTAAATAGTTTTTTGAC harbors:
- a CDS encoding alanine--glyoxylate aminotransferase family protein — encoded protein: MQKRYLLAPGPTAIPPEVLLKMAEPIIHHRNPLFEEVVQEVRDNLKYLFGTKNEVLMFASSGTGAMEGAVTNMLSPGDKAICVRSGKFGERWANICKAYGVESINIDIPWGDDLDPAEIEKALTNNPGAKAVYMQATETSTGAKFPVKEVAAIVKNYPGTLMVVDGITGVGVFELPMDAWGIDILVSGSQKALMLPPGLAFAGVSDKAWEFNKTSKIPKFYFNWTKELTNLQKNQTNFTPAISLIIGLRESLRMIKSEGLENVYKRIEVLAQATREGAGALGLKTFAKSPSPAVTAIYAPEGVDGQAIYKTLWKKYGVTGAGGQDQLKGKVFRIATLGYADKYDVITAISALEFTLKDLGYKFQMGAGISAAINVLKDL
- a CDS encoding tetratricopeptide repeat protein; the encoded protein is MTRNVKRIAISLTVLSTLILVSCSAKYAAYSNEMLTGKQFLQEKEYEKAKEYFTQASNVQQDSASLALLGVTYYKMGDLANAERTIREAERIDKNSAYYMRILGYKSLILLKQGKPEGFNALRQYVDYVKQLGLPLETHEIEKMIENNVVDLAILDPKIEEQATWYEDENERWKSGEPGYFQQKYGIPL
- a CDS encoding class I SAM-dependent methyltransferase, whose protein sequence is MNEQHSKWQTKELAQTFLGGVRGAIPAANFQLEVLSKIVSMWRPLPSKILDLGCGDGALGRMLLEAHPTVRMIFADFSEPMLEALRKQIGSSQRATIIKVDFATPAWAKGFEVEKPFDVIVSGFAIHHQPDDRKRELYAEIYGLLSNGGVFLNLEHVSSATPAGSTLFDSFFVDHLLHFHSNASPSKARQEIEEAYYQRPDKKENILALVETQCQWLRDIGFQDVDCFFKVFELALFGGRKASKKPMRPIADKSGSG
- a CDS encoding PAS domain-containing protein, encoding MNIEIYQAILDSIKHPIVFVDNDHIVRYLNRAAKVRYYEKRGYSELIGKSIFDCHNPASVNQIRQIHKRLQEGEDEIFLKINKDQEKVIVVGVRDCDGRLLGYYERFENKNA
- a CDS encoding DUF433 domain-containing protein, which codes for MQINWREHVVSTPDVLRGKPRIKGTRIPVSLVLGYLASGETAESVVGQFSDLNEIQIAACLDYARDLSEYEVAV
- a CDS encoding ParB/RepB/Spo0J family partition protein, whose amino-acid sequence is MAEQEKNGSPEFMYLPLEDIIVEEQIRSGIDTESESFKALMESIKERGVLEPVLVTPKDGKYLLLCGERRYRAAQKLGLPTIPVRVVNTITQKDEILAFQLTENLQREDLNPMDQAKGILAYIQAKLPDKGYDVAGVVNELMNVMRRPDSVSEEIAATVAAILKISGKSIKTLFNGLSLLKLPDEIQTEIRSGNLPVSQGYLFAANLECPDRDKIFEAIMKTPATNPVLNNLLTAYKKVKPEPGVTRLPSITKHVAVLRSVESFIEMGAKKYTKPDLVTLLDELRVFCALVELRIPIAPEPAPEKKKPPQV